Genomic window (Capsicum annuum cultivar UCD-10X-F1 chromosome 10, UCD10Xv1.1, whole genome shotgun sequence):
CTTCAAAGTCTGGAGAGCATATAATTTATTCCAGCGTTGTccactggttgcactggaagtggcaccctgctgagtcgagcAACTGGCTAGAGCTAAGGAATGATTGGACTGACCTTGCTAAATAGCCCTAGGGCAATCCTTGACCCTATGGCATAGCTTTCCACATCTAAAAGACATATCACTACCAACTTTACACTCACCCTAGTGATTCCTACTATATTTCCTACGGAGAGAATTTATATAACTACTATTCAGACTACCCTAGGGATtaaagcctggtgctctatccctacTATCTTGCCTGAAATTAGGCACTGTTGTACTAACTCAAGACAAATCTAGGGATAAAATTTTTAGAtagaactgagaacggttaccaccttctaacctcggctaagaaaatttaaaactacctattttggccctcttattctccctctcctaCTCCTTAtacttctcttcctcaatcttctgagcatgaaccataagtctagataggtccatctccttaatcaaaatggcggtcctacacttctttaccaaactatcagatacaccagacacaaacttactcatcttagacctagagtcagccaccatagtcggagcatacctcaccaactgagtgaacttgagcgagtactccttcacactcatactaccttgcttcaagttgatgaactcctGAATCTTAGCTTCCTttaactctaggggaaagaacctgtctaagaaatatatggaaaactcctcccattctacaaGCCCTACCTCAACACCTCGGTCctccttccacttcttaaactaGGTGTGATCTTCACCCTATAACTGATATTCAACTAAGTTTGCACTCTCActtgaagtgacacccatgatatctgtcactttctgCACCATGTCCAGAAACTCTTATGGACCCTCCTTAGAATTGGACCCAGAAACAAAAGGGGATTCGTTcaagtgaaatcccaaatcctaattGCAGTTGTATTTACCACTGAATTGGCTGGGGCAACAGTCTGCTGGTTGTTCTGAGCAGATACAGAATGGGATAAGTTCATAAAGTAGCCCGAAATTCAATATTAAAGACATGTTTATTCAGGGGATTTTTCTAAATAGGTAGTGGTATGGGATGATCCCCGTTCCTTCTTTCTTTGTTTCTTataggaggcattatctgtaaacagaataaaggatgagttagaagaaaaattcaatagagctcatgctctttcacatgacataaacactaaaagaagggaaactttcctaagaATATTTCGTAGGCTCTTGTCTATATGTGTtgcacacttcacacccatgcacaagactttacttaacACAGCTTTTAGACATGCAAGGACACTTTAAATCCTTAGCCTCTATTATCAAGTTTTGTCATGaaccgaggctacccctagtcgttacatggtTCTTACGACCATaaatgaccataagctaacccattagCTGGTACCAACTGTGAGCACCtagaaaaataatgataatacaACCTGTGTTGGAGATAAGCTGATAAAATACTGtcaactaaaatattgaaatacgtATATCAGTGACcgtccaaaatatttgataaatattggaAACTAAACTGCCTGTCTGAAACAATTGATAATACTGAAAACTTAGTGACTATCTAACTTATTTGACTGACTATCtatctaaaaacctctaaacatcatgaggagttaatgggacaaaaccccaactaactccgactgactgaccataaagaaatactgaaataactgcaAAAACacatcatgtcctcgatggaagaggactcaccactattgatATTGAGTATCGCTAAGCTATCCAAGAACGGTTGAGAAACTGaccatccgaacctatgttataatacaacatagcacaaaggaaaagtatatggtcagtactttgaatgtattagtatgtgagataaggactgactgaaatgTCTGAGAtaagtgagcatgaatgcatgaacatataatatcTAAGAaagcaagaccaagcataaaatatgtctCACAGCTAATCTATAATTTGGAAGACTGGATTCTgtctaactgaataactgaaaatttatgcacttggtcaagcaaacctgaactgagatatactgaatactgactgaaactgtgggagatatcatgtaactgacataccccaatctaatataattagggtccaacctgtaaaccagttggaagggtgtcagtaccttatcgtgggtactaacacatggttgtgtggatccactaaactaaagtctcgaaggactaagggtccCAGAAGTGTTCCTTGAAGATCTGCTCGAAGTTCCTCCTGagaaggaaatagacttcggaatagatctcTTTCTAGAAACCCAAtctatttcaattccacctttCAAGATGGCTCCAATCGAGCTTAAGGAATTAAAGGAGCagttaaaatatttcttaaacaAGGATTTCAGTAGGTCTAGTATtgccccatggggtgctccatatctctttgtgtgcaagaaagatggttttctcagaatgtgcatcaaatatcgtcagttgaacaaattcacaatcaagaataagtattctctccccaaaattgatgactttttaaTCAGCTTTAAGGtgaaaattatttctctaaaataaacctcagatccggctattattagcctagagttagagaatgtgacattttgataaaagcctttaaaactcggtatggtcactttaaatttgtagttatgtcttttagactaaaGAATGCTctagcaacttttatggacttgatgaacaaaatgttcaagcagtatctagacatgttcgtcatagtctttatagataacattcttgtctattctcgtagtgaaggTGAGCATGCTGACCATTTGAGAATTGGTTTCCAGACACTTAAAAATCATCAACTATTTTCCAAGTTTAGAAAGAGAGAATTCTGGTTGAAATTAATAtctttcctcggtcatattatttttggtgaaggcATTCAAGTTGATCTGATCGAAGCAATGAAGAACTGGTCTAGACtcatctctccgtcagatattaagagttttttgggttttgtTAGTTACTATAGATGATTTGTGGAAGTATTCTTGTCTATTTCCTCTCCTATATACAGACTGACTCAGaaaaaaatcaagtttcagtggtttgATTCATGCAAGAATAGTTTTCTAGAGTTGAACACTCAGCTCACTTCCGATCTAGTATTGGCTCTACCCAAGGGCTCATATAAGTTCTTAGTTTATTATGATACTTTCGGAGTTGGTCTTGGTGTGTGATGATACagcgaggtaaggtcataacctaggCCTCTAGACTTcttaaatcccatgagaagaactactcgacttatgatcttgagttgcctatAGTTGTTTTTACCTTAAGAATTTAGATGAATTacctttatggtgtccatgtggatgtgtttactaatcacaAGAGCTTACAGTATGTATTCACATAAAAGGACCTAAATCTTTGTCATAAGATagcttgaattattgaaagattatgatatgagtgtattgtatcacccTGGTATGGACAATGTTGTGGATGATACCCTTAGAAAGTTGCCTATGGGAAGTATTGCCCGTGTTaaggatgataagaaagagttagttcacaAGATTCATTAGCTGGTTATATTGGGAGTTCGAGTAACTGATTCATTCCAAGATATTGTTTGGATTCAGAATGGTTTGAAATCCTcattggttgccaaagtaaaGTAAAAGGTTTTCTTAAGTTAAAGGAAGAAGTTcgagatcagaaggttgaggttttcttctaatggggagatggtgtccttcgttgttagggtaggttgtgtgttctaaATATGGGTGATTTGAGACAGAGGATATTATTTATGGCTCatggtgtaacaccccacaaaactCCTCCATGTGTTATCTCCTAGTAGCATGATTatagagttgaaaacttgaaaattttctaagtgtcaaaagaacttagtctcattttttgctccaaatctttaaggagtAATTTTATGACCATCCAGACCTCCgatagttaatttttaagttgattcacgatGGGGTTAGTCGATATTACATCttgaacaagttttgaattttttgggccGCGCTTAGACcttgtttggtgtcccaaaatagtgaactAACACGATCTTAGCGCGCCACATCGCCCATTGTGTTAGTCAATTTTGTACAGGAGCTGCCAGGAAAAAAGTAATGAGGCTTGATGCAATTAGGGTGCGACGCATCTGGTATCATGTCAATGGCATCGACGTGCCGCGTCACCTATCGCGTTGATGCCCGGTTGTTTCGGTTTTTAAAATCTGCATCCAAGGAGGCAATTTAGTCATTTCCCCCACCCCTTTTTATAGATACCACGGGATTATACTCCCAAATCaccactttattgatattttcatcaaaatttatcaagaacactccttagggtttcaacccaaaaatccaagggaactcaagatttaaccgtctATTCTCGAAATTGATTTAAGAATTGGAATTCCCAATCCcagggcttcaagaatcatccattagaaACACAAGTAGAATCCCAAAAGCAAACGttcatcaaaaactcataacctaaggtacatggggtttatcctaaaactacatgagCTTATGGAAACACTTAAAAATGATTTAAGGTTTATCAAGCTTGAATTTATAAAGTGGTTTtagaatctatgttttaaataatgCATTCTGAATGTTTAAATGCtattattgatttggtctttaggcatttcctcttaaattgatttatactcatatgtatatgtatgaaattgagtttttaagattgattgagagcataattatgaagtccctctcttgtgatgaattgAAGTTTATGATCTTGTCAGGAATGAtatgaaatgcatgttttatggttTGAAAGTGGTTTTCTTAATATCATtttatttgaacatgatttagagatgatgagagggagtttcttgatataactatATCCTTGTTTTAGAgataaagaattgcatgtgattgagaacttttacatgaccaccttatgtatttaaaatgttgaaaaagagagttttttgcatgtgtttacatgagttttaagaaaaagttctttgaaatgatttattgatatggtggtcccaaaccttatgttttgaaataagagaatTACAATAAGCTATTAATGGCTCAAAGATGCGACTTGTAAGTcaatgatatgacgataccatataaacgTGTGCCATAACAAAGCTAGagtttttagagtttgatttcacagaatacatgttttaaagagttaaaaatggtcttaaagagggttaggttgTTTCCCAAAGAAGGAACGAGTCAATTAACTCATTTCCTAAAACCGTGTTTTGCTGATAcaagtatattattattgtacgctggcgatggcCCTGTAGCATAGTAGAGATAGAGACTCTGACCCTTATGCAAAACTCAGTTTGgaggcttggctgccgagttaatggtagattccatatagcccacaaaatttcaaagttgtagggtataccacctagcgtcgaagtaaaataaagagtggcACAGtgttcagatgattttatagagtcttttaaatatgcccatattattcttaccatatgatatatttatgaactattttaaatttctctcatatatgttgaattaaaaaaattttattttggatttgctctgcgtaccagtacaactgtattgaccccctaccttccagggtctgaggctcaatctagaggtATGGCTATGCAGTAGATATTTTAAAGAGAAGAGActgtgtagtggtgagccttctttattctagaaggcctTCTTATTTCAtactatgttatttattttgattcgGGTCCACTGGGGGCCACATCCCAGATTCAGATAGTTGTCATTCTAGCATATAATAGAGATTTTGCAGAATGGTTTAGAAGTTGTCTAGAGTTGTTGGATTTTAATTCATTATTGTTAAATTGagttcagagtatgaccatgatttcGTATTACGTTGTAATTCCATATCTTCTTTTATTAGATGAATATTGTGTATGACtactagatagagaagggcgtccgggccttcatggtttggaatgctcatCATGGacagggcctcggtttgggtcgtgacaaacttggtatcaaagcacagttcatggtttcagggtgtctgcgaaattgggccaggtagagtcttgtttgtgggtgtatagcgtgccacacttataggcaggagactactaggcgtttaggaatgtttctcttttttgtgatttagttcgtgttGTTAAGTCTATaagtcccctaatcaatgatttcTTGTCTTTCAGCAAATCACCATGCTTCCTCGTAGAACCAACGAAAAGAATGCTCAAGCAAAAAAGATCTGTCCAACTCATGGAATACGGACCCGTAATAGAGCCCACACTTCAAAATATGTCCCTACTCCTGGAGTACCTCTAGTCCCGACCGGTCTTCCTCAGGCCCCAAGGACAAATATTAACCGTCCCCAGCCTTCTCAGAGGGATATTTTGAATGTTGACTTTAGGCAGTCTATTCATATGATTGTACAACTGGTAGCCTCTCAAACCTATCGGTCTGAAGATATGGTTTCGATATCTGGTATGTCTTAAAGTAATTGGGTTGGTCAGTTCATGAGATTGAACCCACCCGTGTTCACAAGCTAAAAAGTTTAAGAGGGCCCTCAAAGGTTCATTGACGAGTTGAAAAGAGTTTTTGAGTTATGCAAGTGAATGAAGTTAATGGTGTGGAGTTAGCAGCGTATCAATTAAAAGATATGGCAAACCAATGATATAGTGAGTGGGAAAAGAAGGGTGAGAATACCGAGCCTTCAGTGTGGAGTGATTTTATGGAAGCCTTCCTAGATCGATTCTTTCCTTaggagctgagagaggccaaagccGAAGAATTCATGAATCTAAAGCaaggaaaaatgagtgtcaaggagtacactCTGGAGTTGGAAGGAAATATGAGAGCCCGAATGGGGAAATTTATATTCGGTCTTTCTAATGACTTGGTGATAGAATACAAGGGGGCCATGCTGAATAGAGATATAGACTTCTCCAAACAGTCAGTCCAcatgcagcaggtagaggatCAGAAGAAGAAAGTAGCTGAGATAAGGGGAAAAGATAGGCAATCCAAGACGGCCAAACCAGTAGACCAGAATTATAGTCAGCAACAGGGTGGTAATTGGGGAACGGGTGgcagaagaaaaaaaattagggtaATGCTCAGTCcgcagccagtgctccagtgcccaAACCTCCAGTTGATCAGTAATTCCAGAATTTTCAGTCTAGTCATGGCCCGAGAGTGTAGGGTACACAGTCTCAGGGGAGTATATCTCATACTCCTCGATCATACCCGCACTGTGGAAGATTGGGAGAAATCATCCAGGAAGATGTTAATTTGGTGCCACGGTATGTTATTTATGCGGCTAGCCAGGCCATATCCAAAGGGATTATCCGACAGCGAGAGTTAATGTTGGGGGACCTAAGTCGCAGGCTAATTCCTCCGCTCCTCCACCGCCGCCCAAGGGTTCCCCTTCAACTACCGAAAGCGATCGCAACCGGTTGTATGCTTTAACAAACCGCAAAAAGGAAGAATCCTCACCAAAAGTAGTCACGGgtacattataaattttctatcatgatgtgtatgtgttgcttAATCTCGAGTCTACgctgtcttatgtgaccccatatgtgacTATCGATTTTGGGTTTGAGACCGATGTAATTGcagaacctttctctgtttccactctggtaggtgattctgttatggataggagggtgtataaaaataatattgtctTTTTATAGTTGGGATACTGTGGCATACCTCATAAAGCTTgagatggttgactttgatgctatcttaggaatggactagcttcattcttgctatgccacattagacttagaacccgaaaggttactttttcctttccaaatgaaccagtgatagagtgggagggaCATTTtctagcacctagagggaactttatatcttacctcagagcccgtaaacttatttctaaaggttgtttgtatcatcttatacAGGTTAAATATTTAAGTACCGATAGTCTTTCTGTGGTAAATGAATTTACAAATGTCTTAcctgatgatctcccaggaataccacctgatagggagatctTTTCTTTCATAGCTGGAGCAAATTGaaggattttggtattgatttgttgccaCAGAcctatcccatttctattccgtcatataaaatggctcctgcagagttgaaagagttaaaagagcagctgaTAGACTTACTGGACAAAGGCTTTATTCGCCctagtatttcttcttggggtaCATCCGTACTATTCGTGCGTAAAAAAATGGTTCCCTCCATATGTGTATacactaccatcagttaaata
Coding sequences:
- the LOC124887836 gene encoding uncharacterized protein LOC124887836; translated protein: MSVKEYTLELEGNMRARMGKFIFGLSNDLVIEYKGAMLNRDIDFSKQSVHMQQVEDQKKKVAEIRGKDRQSKTAKPVDQNYSQQQGGNWGTGGRRKKIRPGHIQRDYPTARVNVGGPKSQANSSAPPPPPKGSPSTTESDRNRLYALTNRKKEESSPKVKYLSTDSLSVVNEFTNVLPDDLPGIPPDREIFSFIAGAN